The Oleidesulfovibrio alaskensis DSM 16109 genome has a segment encoding these proteins:
- a CDS encoding terminase large subunit domain-containing protein has translation MAVTDKERKLAATLSDPVLWGQAYLYNRDGSGRDYWPHQVEDLRCPAKNIIHLDGRDVGKSIVLSTDALHYAFTTRGGQGLIAAPHQGHLDTIIEEIEFQLDSNPDLMNSIALTKYGKPKIHRKPYFRLEFTNGSVLYFRPAGAYGDAFRSLHVGRVWVDEGAWLTERAWKALRQCLKAGGTLRIYSTPNGLRDTTYYRLTSSDQFHVFRWPSWLNPLWTEDREAELLEFYGGRDSSGWQHEVAGEHGKPSYGAFNVEQFNLCRQELLEYQKIVITDSELRDCDTEEAAHDRLEMLLNLTPRSGQFWVGGDLGYTNDPTEIVVFQELEIGERTLLKMILRVHLEHVSYPHIAQIIALLERYYTPAGIGVDNGGNGLAVVQELLTLDKYKGLELEGRLKGYDFGGMTRLAVRDGKEIKKRTKELMTSLINGALQRKQVIFPSDDLEVEDQFTTHTYTLRDGKIIYSKGNDHIIDAVRCAMLIREEGNLDPVGDEVVSLKPVLTNPVFI, from the coding sequence ATGGCGGTAACCGACAAGGAGCGCAAACTCGCGGCGACCCTGAGCGATCCCGTGTTGTGGGGGCAAGCCTACCTCTACAACCGGGATGGCTCAGGCCGCGACTACTGGCCGCACCAGGTGGAGGACCTGCGCTGCCCGGCCAAGAACATCATCCACCTCGACGGCCGGGACGTGGGAAAGTCCATCGTGCTCTCGACCGACGCGCTCCATTACGCCTTCACCACCCGGGGCGGCCAGGGCCTCATCGCGGCTCCGCACCAGGGGCACCTCGACACCATCATCGAGGAGATCGAGTTCCAGCTCGACAGCAACCCGGATCTGATGAACAGCATCGCCCTGACCAAGTACGGCAAGCCCAAGATCCACCGCAAACCCTACTTCCGGCTGGAGTTCACCAACGGTTCGGTGCTCTATTTCCGCCCGGCCGGGGCTTATGGCGACGCCTTCCGGTCCCTGCACGTGGGCCGCGTCTGGGTCGATGAAGGAGCCTGGCTGACCGAACGGGCCTGGAAGGCGCTGCGCCAGTGCCTCAAGGCCGGGGGGACGCTACGCATCTACTCAACGCCCAACGGCCTGCGCGACACCACCTATTACCGGCTCACCTCGTCGGATCAGTTCCATGTGTTCCGCTGGCCGTCCTGGCTCAATCCCCTGTGGACCGAGGATCGCGAGGCCGAATTGCTGGAGTTCTACGGCGGCCGTGACAGCTCCGGTTGGCAGCACGAGGTGGCCGGTGAACACGGTAAGCCTTCCTATGGGGCCTTCAATGTCGAGCAGTTCAACCTCTGTCGGCAGGAACTGCTGGAGTACCAGAAGATCGTCATCACCGATTCTGAGCTGCGCGACTGCGACACCGAGGAAGCGGCCCATGACCGGCTGGAGATGCTGCTCAACCTCACGCCCCGCAGCGGTCAGTTCTGGGTCGGCGGCGACCTGGGCTACACCAACGATCCCACCGAGATCGTCGTATTCCAGGAGTTGGAGATCGGCGAGCGGACGCTGCTGAAGATGATCCTGCGCGTACATCTTGAACACGTTTCCTATCCGCACATCGCCCAGATCATCGCGCTGCTGGAGCGTTACTACACCCCGGCGGGCATCGGCGTGGACAACGGCGGAAACGGTCTGGCGGTGGTTCAGGAGCTGCTCACCCTGGACAAGTACAAAGGGCTGGAGCTGGAAGGCAGGCTCAAGGGATACGACTTCGGCGGCATGACCCGGCTGGCGGTGCGGGACGGAAAGGAAATCAAGAAGCGAACCAAGGAGCTGATGACCAGCCTCATCAACGGAGCCCTACAGCGTAAGCAGGTCATTTTCCCCTCGGACGACCTGGAGGTGGAAGACCAATTCACCACCCACACCTACACCCTGCGGGACGGCAAGATCATCTATTCCAAGGGCAACGACCACATCATCGACGCGGTGCGCTGCGCCATGCTGATCCGGGAGGAAGGCAACCTCGACCCGGTCGGCGATGAGGTGGTCTCGCTCAAGCCGGTCCTCACCAATCCGGTCTTCATCTGA
- a CDS encoding phage portal protein family protein: MESTAHQDEQPESLDTTGFVIAPLAAAAALDSAAFSKVNAAEAIPATWEERARKAWEYYVEEPLVKNCVNSWRTFAVGDEIKITSDDETLKDQALEAAWRLNITQFIKDMVLQLLVKGDAIGFKRFTKSGQDIEELVCVNPVSVKVKYAQGELIEARQFPEDTPGGGESIPLPVEQVVHLKWDAPAFSPRGNSLVLPAFQAIELLRDYRRAEQAIAKRWATPFRLLKVGGAFGQKMVMPDQRMLEQVRDMVNKMDMKSGLVVPFYVNVETHGTDGQVLNVEDKVKEVKEDIVVALGLSRSLVTGDGPNFATASVSMQKMMVMIREIKQAARKLLDWVFDDWMELNGHGDKSIQFIFNDLDPSDAVDFKKLLIELYDRKLISRSSLQLKMDLDPDIEAANRETERKQIDLMDEKQVKPVVDMVVSGILSVPRARKMLGIPAEDDEPTAEAALVWSGDLESTGIAAVCDECSHFIADTNHCRVHNSERTFDAPACRFIDRREPR, from the coding sequence GTGGAAAGCACCGCTCATCAGGACGAACAACCCGAAAGCCTGGACACCACCGGCTTTGTCATCGCGCCGCTGGCCGCAGCGGCCGCGCTCGACTCGGCCGCTTTCAGCAAGGTCAACGCCGCAGAAGCAATTCCGGCCACCTGGGAAGAACGCGCCCGTAAGGCCTGGGAATACTACGTCGAGGAGCCGCTGGTGAAGAATTGCGTCAACTCCTGGCGCACCTTCGCCGTGGGCGACGAGATCAAAATCACCAGCGATGACGAGACCCTCAAGGACCAGGCACTGGAGGCCGCCTGGCGGTTGAACATCACGCAATTCATCAAGGACATGGTTCTTCAGCTCCTGGTGAAAGGCGACGCCATCGGCTTCAAGCGCTTCACCAAGTCTGGCCAGGACATCGAGGAACTGGTCTGCGTCAACCCGGTTTCGGTCAAAGTCAAATACGCCCAGGGCGAGCTGATCGAGGCCCGGCAATTTCCCGAGGACACCCCCGGCGGCGGGGAATCCATCCCGCTGCCCGTCGAACAGGTGGTCCACCTCAAATGGGATGCTCCGGCCTTCTCGCCCCGGGGTAACTCCCTCGTGCTTCCCGCCTTTCAAGCCATCGAACTGCTGCGCGACTACCGCCGGGCCGAACAGGCTATCGCCAAGCGCTGGGCCACGCCCTTTCGCCTGCTCAAGGTGGGCGGCGCGTTCGGCCAGAAGATGGTGATGCCGGACCAGCGGATGCTCGAACAGGTTCGCGACATGGTCAACAAGATGGACATGAAAAGCGGCCTGGTGGTCCCGTTCTACGTCAACGTCGAAACCCACGGCACCGACGGTCAGGTCCTCAACGTCGAGGACAAGGTCAAGGAGGTGAAGGAAGACATCGTGGTGGCCCTGGGGCTGTCACGCTCGCTGGTGACCGGCGACGGACCGAATTTCGCCACCGCCTCGGTGAGCATGCAGAAGATGATGGTCATGATCCGCGAGATCAAACAGGCCGCACGCAAGCTCCTCGACTGGGTGTTCGACGACTGGATGGAGCTGAACGGCCACGGCGACAAAAGCATCCAGTTCATCTTCAACGACCTCGACCCCAGCGACGCTGTCGATTTCAAGAAGCTCCTCATCGAACTCTACGACCGCAAGCTCATCAGCCGCTCCAGCCTTCAGCTCAAGATGGACCTGGACCCGGACATCGAGGCTGCCAACCGCGAGACCGAACGTAAGCAGATCGACCTGATGGACGAAAAGCAGGTGAAGCCGGTGGTGGATATGGTCGTCTCCGGCATCCTTAGCGTGCCTCGCGCCCGGAAGATGCTCGGGATTCCGGCCGAGGACGATGAACCCACGGCGGAGGCGGCATTGGTCTGGTCGGGCGACCTGGAGTCCACCGGCATTGCTGCCGTGTGCGACGAGTGCAGCCACTTCATTGCTGACACCAACCACTGCCGGGTCCACAACAGCGAGCGCACCTTCGACGCCCCGGCCTGTCGTTTCATCGACCGCCGGGAGCCCCGCTGA